A single window of Athene noctua chromosome 1, bAthNoc1.hap1.1, whole genome shotgun sequence DNA harbors:
- the ABHD13 gene encoding protein ABHD13 has product MEKSWMLWTFVKRWLLALASWSWSLCRICLLPLIVTFHLYGGILLLILIFVSIAGILYKFQDVLLYFPEQPSSSRLYVPMPTGIPHENIFIKTKDGVLLNLILLRYTGDNAAYSPTIIYFHGNAGNIGHRLPNALLMLVNLKVNLILVDYRGYGKSEGEASEEGLYLDSEAVLDYVMTRSDLDKTKIFLFGRSLGGAVAIHLASENSHRISAIVVENTFLSIPYMASTLFSFFPMRYLPLWCYKNKFLSCRKISQCRMPSLFISGLSDQLIPPVMMKQLYELSPARTKRLAIFPDGTHNDTWQCQGYFTALEQFIKEVIKSHSPEEMAKTSSNVTII; this is encoded by the coding sequence ATGGAAAAGTCATGGATGCTTTGGACCTTTGTTAAAAGATGGCTACTAGCTTTGGCTTCCTGGTCTTGGAGTCTCTGCCGTATTTGTCTTTTACCCTTGATAGTAACTTTTCACTTGTACGGAGGCATTTTACTACTTATATTAATATTTGTATCAATAGCAGGTATATTATATAAATTCCAGGATGTGCTGCTTTATTTTCCTGAACAGCCCTCTTCATCACGCCTTTATGTTCCTATGCCTACTGGTATACCACATGAAAATATCTTCATCAAAACCAAAGATGGAGTTCTTCTCAATCTTATTCTGCTGAGATACACAGGAGACAATGCAGCATATTCTCCAACCATCATTTACTTTCATGGGAATGCAGGCAACATTGGCCACAGGTTGCCAAATGCTTTGTTAATGCTGGTAAACCTGAAAGTAAACTTGATTCTTGTCGATTATAGAGGGTATGGAAAAAGTGAAGGAGAAGCAAGTGAAGAAGGTTTGTACTTAGATTCTGAGGCTGTGTTAGACTATGTGATGACTCGATCTGACCTtgataaaacaaaaatttttctttttggcCGTTCCTTGGGGGGAGCAGTAGCTATTCACTTAGCTTCTGAAAATTCCCATAGGATTTCTGCCATCGTGGTGGAGAACACCTTTCTTAGCATCCCATATATGGCcagcactttgttttctttctttccaatgAGATATCTTCCTTTATGGtgctacaaaaataaatttctgtccTGCAGAAAAATCTCTCAGTGCAGAATGCCTTCTCTCTTCATCTCTGGGTTGTCTGACCAGTTAATTCCGCCAGTTATGATGAAGCAACTTTATGAATTATCCCCAGCTCGGACTAAGAGATTGGCGATCTTTCCTGATGGAACTCATAACGACACTTGGCAGTGCCAGGGTTATTTCACTGCACTTGAACAGTTCATCAAAGAAGTAATAAAGAGTCACTCCCCTGAAGAAATGGCGAAAACATCATCTAACGTAACAATAATATAA